The Cryomorphaceae bacterium genome contains a region encoding:
- a CDS encoding glycosyltransferase family 2 protein yields MKVSGFSFIRNAEKFDYPIVEALQSILPLCDDVVVAVGKSNDNTRDLVAAVSPKIRIVDTEWNDALREGGRVLAEETNKALDAVSADSDWALYIQGDEVLHEKDHAAILAAMQRWKDDPGVEGLLFNYRHFYGSYDYVADSRRWYRREIRAVRPEKAIRSYRDAQGFRKNGQKLWVKPVNATVHHYGWVKDPRRQQAKQQEFNKLWHPDHKVKNMVGEAESFDYSGIESLTRFGGSHPAVMNPRLQRLNWKLSLDTEKKKFSLKERFLKWLEDTTGWRAGEYRNYRILR; encoded by the coding sequence ATGAAAGTGAGCGGTTTCAGCTTTATTCGCAACGCCGAAAAGTTTGACTACCCGATTGTTGAGGCCCTGCAATCCATTCTTCCGCTGTGCGATGATGTAGTGGTTGCCGTGGGGAAATCCAACGACAATACCCGCGATTTGGTAGCTGCGGTCAGTCCAAAAATCCGCATTGTTGATACCGAGTGGAACGACGCACTTCGCGAAGGCGGCAGGGTGCTGGCCGAAGAAACGAACAAGGCGCTGGATGCTGTTTCGGCCGACAGCGACTGGGCATTGTACATTCAGGGCGATGAGGTGCTGCACGAAAAAGACCATGCCGCCATCCTCGCGGCCATGCAGCGCTGGAAGGATGACCCGGGCGTGGAAGGTTTGCTCTTCAACTACCGACACTTTTACGGCTCCTACGATTACGTGGCCGATTCGCGCAGGTGGTATCGCCGGGAAATCCGCGCAGTGCGTCCGGAAAAGGCCATTCGCTCCTACCGCGACGCGCAGGGTTTTCGCAAAAACGGGCAAAAGCTTTGGGTGAAACCGGTCAATGCCACCGTTCACCACTACGGCTGGGTGAAGGACCCGCGTCGCCAGCAGGCCAAGCAACAGGAATTCAATAAACTCTGGCATCCCGACCATAAGGTGAAAAATATGGTAGGTGAAGCCGAAAGCTTTGATTACTCGGGCATTGAATCACTCACTCGTTTTGGGGGCAGCCACCCCGCTGTGATGAATCCCAGGCTGCAACGGCTCAACTGGAAACTTAGCTTGGATACCGAAAAGAAAAAATTCTCACTCAAAGAGCGATTCTTAAAATGGCTGGAAGATACAACAGGCTGGAGAGCAGGTGAGTACCGAAATTATCGCATTCTACGCTAA
- a CDS encoding DUF983 domain-containing protein, which translates to MKTPGKFVAMLTNRCPSCHEGRLFVKSNPYASGFMNMEKKCTQCAANFQREPGFYFGAAYVSYALTVALWVAVVVALYTFDFIGLISYSFFENPVLTIVLGITLLVVLLPVLYRLSRSLWIHMFVQRKVNYEEE; encoded by the coding sequence ATGAAAACACCCGGCAAATTTGTAGCGATGCTTACCAATCGCTGCCCTTCATGTCATGAGGGGCGCCTCTTTGTGAAATCAAATCCCTATGCCTCTGGGTTTATGAACATGGAGAAAAAGTGCACCCAATGCGCAGCAAATTTCCAGCGCGAACCGGGTTTTTACTTCGGGGCTGCCTATGTAAGCTACGCTCTTACCGTGGCCCTTTGGGTGGCCGTGGTGGTGGCGCTTTATACCTTTGATTTTATCGGGCTTATTTCCTACAGCTTTTTCGAAAACCCTGTGCTAACCATTGTATTGGGTATCACGCTGCTAGTGGTGCTGCTCCCGGTGCTGTACCGCCTCAGTCGCTCGCTGTGGATACACATGTTTGTGCAGCGCAAAGTAAACTACGAGGAAGAATAG
- a CDS encoding ABC transporter ATP-binding protein, whose product MRKLKHIIGFALHYKGYALLNVLCNTLYVVFNLLSLLLFIPFLRLLFSEQEITYEKPAFSFSTEWGEQYFNYLMGSFVRENEKLDSLLFICFVVLLLFFLKNLFRYLAMFFLAAVRHGVVRDLRESLFNRTIDLPLGYFSEERKGDLIARLTNDVQEVNYSVMSGLELLFRDPLSIVISLAALFFISPQLTLLSLVLMPLSALAIGRVSKSLKRTSGKVQKQFGELVNSIEEGLGGVKIIKAFNAQTFIKERFREQNNRYNELNVRAHRKLDLASPLSEFLGAAVMVTLVWYGGNLILNPGVKAPIDGGAFIGFIIVFSQVMRPVQAISSAYSNLQKGAAALHRIEEVMQARDSVAEAVHARSIQVFERNIAYQGVSFAYGKKPVLNDIHLEIPKGTSVALVGESGAGKSTLADLLPRFYDPTIGKITIDGHDISQLKIADLRNLFGIVTQNPILFNDSVYRNIAFGMNDVPMAEIERAAHIANAHGFIEQLENGYYTTIGDGGGKLSGGQRQRLSIARAVLKNPPILILDEATSSLDTESEKLVQDALFRLMENRTSLIIAHRLSTIQHCDEIIVMKDGSIIERGKHQELYDRGGVYRKLIELQSFG is encoded by the coding sequence ATGCGAAAGCTCAAGCACATCATTGGTTTTGCGCTCCATTACAAGGGATATGCGCTGCTCAACGTGCTGTGCAACACTTTGTATGTGGTGTTCAACCTGTTGTCGCTACTGCTTTTTATACCCTTTTTGCGACTGCTTTTCAGCGAACAGGAAATCACCTACGAGAAGCCCGCGTTTTCGTTCAGTACCGAGTGGGGCGAACAATACTTCAACTACCTGATGGGCAGCTTTGTGCGCGAAAATGAAAAGCTCGACTCGCTGCTTTTTATCTGCTTTGTGGTGCTGCTGCTTTTCTTCCTCAAAAACCTGTTTCGCTACCTCGCCATGTTCTTTTTGGCTGCGGTGAGGCACGGTGTGGTGCGCGACCTTCGCGAAAGTCTTTTTAACCGAACCATAGACTTACCCCTGGGCTATTTCAGTGAAGAGCGCAAAGGCGATTTGATAGCCCGCCTCACCAACGACGTGCAGGAGGTGAACTACAGTGTAATGAGCGGCTTGGAATTACTTTTTCGCGACCCGCTCAGCATTGTGATATCGCTGGCTGCGCTGTTTTTTATTAGTCCGCAGCTCACGCTTTTGTCGCTCGTGCTGATGCCCCTTAGTGCGCTGGCCATCGGTCGGGTGAGCAAGAGCCTGAAACGCACATCGGGCAAGGTGCAAAAGCAGTTTGGTGAGTTGGTCAATAGCATTGAGGAAGGGCTTGGTGGCGTTAAGATTATCAAGGCCTTCAACGCGCAAACCTTTATCAAAGAGCGATTCAGGGAGCAAAACAACCGCTACAACGAACTTAACGTGCGGGCTCATCGCAAACTGGATTTGGCCTCGCCGCTCAGCGAATTTCTCGGCGCGGCAGTGATGGTCACGCTGGTATGGTACGGCGGAAACCTCATTTTAAACCCCGGGGTCAAGGCGCCCATTGATGGAGGAGCATTTATCGGCTTTATTATTGTTTTTTCACAGGTGATGAGACCCGTGCAGGCCATTAGTTCAGCATATTCTAATCTTCAGAAAGGAGCAGCCGCGCTCCACAGGATTGAAGAAGTGATGCAGGCCCGCGACAGTGTTGCCGAGGCCGTGCATGCAAGGTCCATTCAGGTATTTGAGCGAAACATCGCCTATCAGGGGGTGAGTTTCGCCTACGGTAAAAAACCGGTTCTGAACGACATCCATCTCGAAATCCCTAAAGGGACCTCAGTGGCCCTGGTGGGCGAATCCGGAGCAGGCAAGAGCACGCTGGCCGATTTGCTGCCTCGTTTTTACGACCCCACGATAGGAAAAATAACCATCGACGGGCACGACATCAGCCAACTGAAAATTGCAGACCTGCGCAATCTCTTTGGAATTGTGACCCAAAACCCTATTCTTTTCAACGATTCGGTGTACAGGAACATCGCCTTCGGAATGAATGATGTGCCCATGGCCGAAATTGAGCGGGCTGCCCATATTGCCAACGCCCACGGGTTTATTGAGCAACTCGAAAACGGCTACTACACCACCATTGGCGACGGCGGCGGCAAACTAAGCGGCGGACAGCGGCAGCGATTGAGCATTGCGCGCGCCGTGCTGAAGAACCCACCCATTCTCATTCTGGATGAAGCCACTTCGTCCCTTGATACCGAGTCGGAAAAACTCGTGCAGGACGCCCTTTTCAGACTGATGGAGAACAGAACCTCGCTGATCATCGCACATCGCCTTAGCACCATTCAGCACTGCGACGAAATCATCGTGATGAAAGACGGATCCATCATTGAGCGCGGAAAACACCAGGAGTTGTACGATCGCGGCGGGGTGTACCGAAAACTTATTGAACTGCAAAGCTTTGGGTAA
- a CDS encoding GAF domain-containing protein: protein MTSQYAHTIEALSSNERLFTMPVDKIMADLGKHLAECLEVSRVNIWLFNDPENSIDCIGHYDARTGEFSKGDRLFMGNIPSYYKHLKSNKAIVIEDVETSPVTSEIRDGYCAEHGVTALLDVPIRMQGRLRGVLCYEHTQGPRKWKEGEIEFALSVNQVVSLALETVKRRSIQQELMEVLKEKELLMKEMHHRIKNNLSVLVSLLRMQGRDSENPEVQSILSECEGRIHSMARVHEQLYHSGNYIKVRLDEYLANLVNEFKDSIGRMGQHIEIKYELEPSSIETARAIDLGLILMEILNNAFKHAFRPGDTGNQILVTLESAGDELRLTIADNGVGFDPRSVSVKSLGISLIEDLSEQINARLEVQSQSSGTTHTLYI from the coding sequence ATGACCTCTCAGTACGCCCATACCATCGAGGCTCTATCCAGCAATGAGCGGCTTTTTACCATGCCCGTTGACAAAATTATGGCTGACCTTGGTAAACATCTGGCGGAGTGTTTAGAAGTATCGCGCGTAAACATCTGGCTGTTTAATGACCCTGAAAACTCCATTGACTGCATTGGTCACTACGATGCCCGGACTGGAGAGTTTTCGAAAGGAGACCGATTGTTTATGGGCAATATCCCTTCCTACTACAAGCACCTCAAGTCAAACAAAGCAATTGTTATTGAAGATGTCGAAACGAGTCCTGTAACATCAGAAATCAGGGATGGATATTGTGCCGAGCACGGTGTTACGGCATTACTCGATGTACCCATCAGAATGCAGGGGCGCTTGCGTGGCGTGTTGTGCTATGAGCATACCCAAGGCCCCAGAAAATGGAAAGAAGGTGAGATAGAGTTTGCCTTGTCTGTAAATCAAGTGGTTTCGCTGGCCCTCGAAACAGTGAAGCGTCGCTCCATTCAACAAGAACTGATGGAAGTGCTCAAGGAAAAAGAGCTGTTGATGAAAGAAATGCACCACCGCATCAAAAACAACCTGAGCGTGCTGGTGAGTCTGCTGCGGATGCAGGGTCGGGATAGCGAAAACCCAGAAGTACAGAGTATTCTAAGCGAATGCGAAGGTCGCATCCACTCCATGGCGCGGGTGCATGAGCAATTGTACCATTCAGGCAATTATATCAAGGTGCGGCTCGATGAATACCTCGCCAACCTGGTAAACGAGTTTAAAGATAGCATAGGTCGAATGGGCCAACACATTGAAATCAAATATGAACTCGAACCTTCATCCATAGAAACAGCGCGAGCCATAGACCTTGGGTTGATACTCATGGAAATCCTCAATAACGCATTTAAGCATGCCTTTAGGCCAGGCGATACAGGGAACCAGATTCTGGTAACTCTGGAGTCGGCAGGTGATGAACTAAGGCTTACCATAGCCGACAACGGCGTGGGGTTTGACCCGCGTTCTGTTTCGGTAAAATCACTGGGCATATCGCTTATCGAAGACCTCTCCGAACAAATCAATGCTCGTCTGGAAGTTCAGTCGCAATCCTCAGGAACCACCCATACGCTTTATATTTAG
- the ggt gene encoding gamma-glutamyltransferase, translating into MRLTRALLVCSALFWLACESHLQPENHVQSGAVSTAHPLATEVGIDILRKGGNAFDAAVAAHYALAVVYPVAGNIGGGGFAVFSTEQGEMRALDFRETAPAAAHRNAFLDSSGILMEGASLLGHRAVGVPGSVAGMELLHNEYGVLPFKEVIQPAIDLAREGFLLTPFGADRLNRAHDDIALANNHHPWLVRDTSWREGERIYFSDLATVLERIRELGQADFYEGETANLMVREMQNGGGWMTHEDLKNYRPVWREPVSFRYRNHDVYSMPPPSSGGIALAQLLMGGLHFPWDSLGPHSAMSIHLKSELARRVYADRATHLGDPDFYPVPVDMLLDSLYLNERMRSINPERATPSSDIKEGEVMRIESFETTHLSVIDNRGNAVAITTTLNSYFGSKVVVEGGGFFLNNEMDDFSIQPGVPNQFGLVGGDANAIEPGKRMLSSMSPTIVTKNGKVRWVLGTPGGSTIITNVYQVLQNLIDHGMDLQSAVNAPKMHAQWLPDEIILERRLADSALIRELEKTGHQVRIIQQIGRFNAVGVKPNGKFEAAADTSRTGDATGVVFRSEHGY; encoded by the coding sequence ATGCGATTGACCCGTGCCTTGTTGGTTTGCAGCGCACTTTTTTGGCTGGCCTGCGAATCACACTTACAGCCTGAAAACCATGTTCAAAGCGGTGCTGTTTCCACTGCGCATCCCCTTGCCACCGAGGTAGGCATCGACATCCTGCGCAAAGGAGGAAATGCCTTTGACGCGGCTGTGGCCGCGCATTACGCGCTTGCGGTGGTATATCCCGTGGCCGGAAACATTGGAGGCGGTGGCTTTGCTGTTTTCAGCACGGAACAGGGCGAAATGCGTGCGTTGGATTTCCGTGAAACCGCACCGGCAGCCGCTCATCGCAACGCCTTCCTCGATTCTTCGGGAATCTTAATGGAAGGTGCATCCCTGTTGGGGCACCGGGCAGTAGGAGTGCCCGGCTCTGTGGCGGGTATGGAATTGTTGCACAATGAGTACGGCGTGCTTCCTTTCAAAGAGGTGATTCAGCCAGCCATTGATCTTGCCCGCGAGGGGTTTTTACTCACGCCTTTCGGCGCAGATCGACTCAATCGCGCCCATGACGATATAGCCCTTGCCAATAACCACCACCCATGGCTTGTGCGTGATACGTCATGGCGCGAAGGAGAGCGTATCTATTTTAGTGATTTGGCCACCGTGCTTGAACGCATCCGCGAGCTTGGTCAGGCTGATTTTTACGAAGGTGAAACCGCAAATTTGATGGTGCGTGAAATGCAGAACGGAGGCGGTTGGATGACCCATGAGGACTTGAAAAACTATCGTCCTGTATGGCGCGAGCCAGTATCATTCCGCTACCGAAACCACGATGTGTACAGCATGCCGCCCCCAAGCAGCGGAGGTATTGCATTGGCGCAGTTGCTGATGGGAGGGTTACATTTTCCGTGGGACAGTCTTGGTCCGCACTCTGCCATGTCTATTCACCTCAAATCCGAACTGGCGCGCAGGGTGTATGCGGATCGTGCAACACATCTTGGCGACCCCGATTTTTATCCTGTTCCGGTGGATATGCTGCTCGATTCCCTGTATCTGAACGAACGGATGCGAAGTATTAACCCTGAGCGGGCCACCCCATCTTCGGATATCAAGGAGGGAGAAGTTATGCGTATTGAGAGTTTTGAAACCACACACCTGTCTGTAATAGACAACCGCGGAAACGCAGTAGCCATCACTACAACGCTCAACAGCTATTTCGGAAGTAAGGTTGTGGTAGAGGGAGGAGGGTTTTTTCTGAACAACGAAATGGACGATTTTAGCATACAGCCAGGAGTACCCAACCAGTTTGGGCTGGTTGGCGGCGACGCCAATGCCATTGAACCAGGCAAAAGAATGCTGAGCAGTATGAGTCCAACCATTGTTACGAAAAACGGAAAAGTGCGATGGGTGTTGGGCACACCGGGCGGCTCAACCATCATTACGAATGTGTACCAGGTCTTGCAGAATCTGATAGATCATGGAATGGATCTTCAGTCGGCTGTGAATGCCCCGAAAATGCATGCACAGTGGCTGCCAGATGAAATCATCCTGGAAAGAAGACTTGCGGATTCGGCTTTGATTCGGGAACTTGAAAAAACAGGACATCAGGTGCGCATCATTCAGCAAATAGGGCGTTTCAACGCCGTGGGGGTGAAGCCCAACGGGAAATTTGAAGCCGCGGCAGATACCTCCCGAACCGGTGATGCCACGGGTGTTGTATTCCGTTCGGAACACGGGTATTAA
- a CDS encoding vancomycin high temperature exclusion protein, which produces MKKVKSVIWAIGEVVLITLMLIALIDLRVSHECVRCFNTPDEVPARKLAVVLGTAKYRVSGGVNLYYRHRLEAAATLYQSGKVEFLLISGDNSVKEYDEPTTIKRDLVKMGVPAERIFLDYAGFRTFDSMVRCKEVFGETNVIVVSQRFHNERALYIARHIGVDAIGFNARDVDASYGLKTNLREKFARTRMWLDVHILNTQPKFLGPRIDIALPQEEVEIEDVAAGAAEG; this is translated from the coding sequence ATGAAGAAAGTCAAAAGCGTCATATGGGCTATTGGAGAGGTCGTTCTGATAACCTTGATGCTGATTGCATTGATAGATTTACGGGTTTCGCATGAGTGTGTGCGGTGCTTCAATACTCCGGATGAGGTTCCGGCTCGCAAGCTGGCAGTTGTGCTTGGAACGGCCAAATACCGTGTTTCGGGCGGAGTGAATCTCTACTATAGGCATCGTCTGGAAGCCGCTGCGACCCTTTATCAATCGGGAAAAGTTGAGTTTTTGCTGATTAGTGGAGATAACTCCGTGAAGGAATACGACGAACCCACTACCATCAAACGCGACCTGGTGAAAATGGGCGTTCCTGCTGAGAGGATTTTTCTGGATTATGCCGGTTTCCGCACCTTCGATTCAATGGTTCGCTGCAAGGAGGTATTTGGTGAAACCAACGTGATTGTGGTATCGCAGCGATTTCACAATGAGCGGGCGCTGTACATTGCCCGCCACATTGGAGTAGATGCCATTGGTTTCAATGCCAGGGATGTAGATGCCAGCTACGGACTCAAAACCAATCTTCGCGAGAAATTTGCCCGAACCCGCATGTGGCTCGATGTGCACATCCTGAATACACAGCCAAAATTTCTCGGGCCGCGCATTGACATCGCACTTCCACAGGAAGAGGTAGAAATAGAAGATGTAGCAGCAGGGGCAGCGGAAGGCTGA